The Vitis vinifera cultivar Pinot Noir 40024 chromosome 1, ASM3070453v1 DNA segment aaaaaaaagagaaaaagaaaaggaaaaaataaaaaataaaaagaagaagaagaagaagaaaagaaaaaaaaaccggGAAGACAGATTCATTTCatcttcccaaaaaaaaaaaaaggaaaaaaaaaaaagtaagaaccTTTAATGCTTTATGTCTGTATTCTGTACACATGTTCCTCTTTCTAGGGCTTGGGGAAAGTAAAGACTAGATCCCAATCAGGATTCTTAGAGGGTGGATGTGGTATGCTTTCTATCCATGCTCTGCGGCTTTTCTTATGATCATCATTTTGTATTGGTTCTAAAGATGTAGTTTGTGATTGGCCTCAATAGACATAGATGTATGGTTTCCAAGACATGCAAAAGCTTACAACCCATTAGAGCAAGTAAAAAAGCAAAAGGGGAATTTTCCTTTGTGTTAGTGGTGCTTTTTACCCCATTTGGCTCTGCCAACTGTTTTGGTCCAAAGCAACAGTATATTCTATGTTTTATTCAGTCGCAGAAATTAGAAAAAGAGCAAAGGTTCTTGATGAATTATTCCGCTGACCGCTACTGGGTCATTGACCAGTTTCGGACAGCGAAAAAACtaacatgaaataaataaataaagataaaaataagaatgaaaaataaaaggagcGTGCTACCTTGAGTGGCACAACTAGAACCCCAAATCCCAGTTAATTGGAAGGAGTCAAAATTGTAGCCTTTATGACTAGTAAATGACTAGATGTTGCTGTAAACTAAATGAGTATCCAAAGAAGGTTATTTATGAAGAAGCAAACGAAGTAGTACCTGGAGCAATGTAACCGTAAGAGCCCGCTATTGCAGACATGCACTCTGAAGTTCCATTGTCTTGCAAGAACTTGGCGAGTCCAAAATCTGCTACGTGAGCCTCATAATCGGAGTTGAGTAAGATGTTATTGGACTTCACATCTCGGTGGAGTATTAATGGAGAACAATCGTGGTGCAAGTAACAGAGGCCCTTTGCAGCTTCTATGGCTATTTTTAGCCTAGTGTCCCACTTGAGATGCCCGCCTCTTTTCCCGTGTAGAACTTCACCTAAGCTCCCATTTGGCATGTACTCGTAGACAAGTAAATTGGTCTCTTTGTTTGAACAAAATGCCAGCAGCCGCACTATATTCCTGTGTCGAATCCTACCCAACGTCTGTATTTCTGCAGAAAGGCCATTATCATGGGAAGAGCCTTTGCTTATTCCTTGCAACTTCTTCACTGCAACTTGTTCCCCATTCGGCATTGTTCCCCTGTAGACAATCCCTGCTCCACCTCTCCCTATAACATTATTGTCCTTTAAGCATTCTAAGATGTCTTCGCTTCCAAATTCTAGCTTTTGGAATGCTGTGAGCTTCCATGAATTTGAAGTCTTCCTCACCTTTCGGGTTTTGACTATTGCCAAAACAGCAAATATCAAAGAACAAATCAAGAGACTCAAAGCCAAAACAAGCTTGAATTTTCCTGGGACATGCGAGCTGGTGTCATGTTGATTCTTGGATTCTAAAGGTGAGGCTGATGAATAGTTGCATTGGTTCAGGTAGGATCCACAGAGCTGAGGGTTACCAACGAAGGAAGAGGAATTGAAGAATGAATATTGTCCTATTTGAGGTATCCAACCAGAAAAATTATTGTGGGAGAAATCTACGGAGGTTAGGCTCTTCATGAACCCAATTTCCTTGGGGAGGTTTTGGTTCATGTGGTTCCAAGAGAGATTGAGGTAATTTAATATGTGAATTTGAGCAATTTGAACTGGGATTGGACCAGAGATTTGATTTTGGCTCAAATCCAAATAAGTCAGTGAAAGACAATGCCCGATCTCCGGAGGGATTATGCCAGAGAAGTTGTTTCTTCTCATGTCCAACTTTAAGATGCTTATCAACTGACCTATTTCAGATGGAATGTTCCCTGTGAATCGGTTTCCATTTAGTAGAAGAATCTGCAAGCTTGAGAAATTTCCAATAGACGTTGGGAGAGACCCAGATAATCGATTGTTTGAGAGATTCAGCTGGCCAACTTTTGAGGGTACCTTGCTTGATTCTTCTGGAAACCCCCCGGTGAGGTAATTGTTCTGCAGTTCCATGAGTGATAGCTGAGGCAAGTAGAGAAACCCATTTGGTATAAATCCACTCAAATAATTCTGCCCCAGTCGGACTCTCTGTAGAGTCTCACATCGACCAAGATCATCTGGTAGAGGCCCAAATAGAAAATTGTTAAGCAAAATCAGTATCTTAAGCCTCCTTCCAAAGCAGAGAGATTTAGGGATCAATCCGGTGAGCTTATTGGTAGACAGGTCGAGTTCACTCAGTTTTCCATTCCGCCCAAGCTTGGAAGGAATGGTTCCAGTGAAGTTATTCTGCCAAAGCTTCAGGACTTCCAACTTGGGAAGCTCTGCAATGAAGTGGGGAATCTCTCCGTGAAACTTGTTGATGAATAGTTGCAAGAGAGTCAGCTCAGTGAGCTCCGAAAACTCAAGTGGGATTTCTCCTGTGAGTCCATTGTTTGAAAGATCAAGAGATTTCAAGCTACTCAAATTGCCAAGCTGAGGGGGGATGGAACCACTGAGTTGATTTGTTTGCAAAAAGAGAGTGTCCAGATGTTTAAGATTACCCAACTCTGGCGGAATTGGACCCTCCAAGCCACAACTTGAGAGGTCTAGATGAACTAGATTGACCAACTTTCCCAACTCTGGTGGAATTCCGCCATCAAACTCGTTATAGTAACCCAAGTAAAGCCGCTTCAGGTTCGTCAGATTCCCAAGCTCTACAGGTATATAACCACCCAAATCATTACCTGCAAGTGACAGATAAGTGAGCTGCACCATACCTCCATAGTTTCTTGGGATTTTTCCGGAAAAATAATTGCCGCCAAAATCCAAGTGCTTCAACTTGGGAAGTTGAGTCACGCCCACTGGAAGTGAGCCGAGGAAATTGTTGTCATAGGCATCAAGCACCGCAAGCTCTTTTAACTGATGGAACTCCCAGTTCAAACTTCCATTGAACTGATTGTTGGATATGTTGAGGTATTGAAGGCGTGATAACTTGTGGATTTCAGGCGGGAAACTGCCAGCCAAATTGTTTCCACACACTGAAAGATTACGAAGACTTCCAAGTTCCATGATTGCAGGTGACAGAGCACCAGAAATGTTAGAATTAGATATGTCTAAAGAAACTACCCATGTGCTGGTATCATCACATTGGACGCCAGTCCAAGAGCAGAGAGACCTGTAGTTTGACACCTTCCAGCTATTCAAAGAAGGATGGGGAGCTTCAAAAGCTTGTTTAAGGGCAACCAGGGTCGAAGCTTGCTTTTTGAGTGCAGATGGGTGATGTGAAGAAACTGAATGAGAAGTAACGCAAACGAGAAGTAGAGAAGACAGGAAGACAAACCTCACATCAGGAGCTGCAGCCATCTGAAGCTTTCAGGTTTTACGGAAGGTGGTGGGTTCTGCAACACCCAAATTTTATCAAGATTGGAGAAAACAGAAAACCACTTCAAAGATTAGCATTGAAAGAGAGGCCTTGGATGCTATGACATGGAAATTTTCCCTCGGAATTTATcgtcttctctttcttcttttctctctctcttctttcccTGTATGTTTTGGTTTCATCTTTTACTTTATAAAGAAAAGCAAAAGCATAAAGAAGCATTGCCTCAGACCATTCCATCAACCAATATTCAGAATTTCGTTACTTTTCATGTGAGATTACCTGAATGCCCACATCTCGCTTTCCTAATTTTTGAATCCTTGTGCATCAGAATTTGAGACTTCAATGATAAAGAGTCGTAAACACGCAATTTTTGGATCCTTTGACAATTAACGAAGCTGACTTGACTCGcgtttaaaaatgaaatgaaaaactttGAATTAGTACAGCAGCGTGGGATTCTGCACATACAATTGTCATACCGGCATTGGGAGTTGGGAGCTGCTCTTAATGCACATTATCTAAGGACTTAAAGTTGAATCTGTACTCAACACTGAAGAATGTGTTCGAAACTTTGACTTAAGATCAGCCGGTCAAAAGAGGAAGAACAATATACACCCTGGGGGTATTTTTGATGACCATTCATCATTACGACCAGGTCCAGAGGAAAGGTAATCGAGAGACATCTAAAACTTCatagatttttgagaaatattcttaaaagagaAGGTGTTCCAAGAGAGTTTGAACGTACAAAACTATAATGTTGTCTCCAAACTCACAAATACAATCCACCACCACAAAGGAATACCCCCCTCCACCTTGATGACTACAACTATATCCAGGTAGATGAGCATCCTTCCTCTAACGGTAAAAACTTGTACTTCCGTAATAAaactgaaagaaaataaaattatcgaAATGCATGTATGTTTGGCAAAATGTACTCATAACTATATTGTATTATGTGGGCTACAAGTCATCCAAGTTGTGGAAATAAAGCagcctttattttttattttttattcaaaagtaATGACAAGGGAGCAGAATAAGAATTTTTATCGGGTACCAGCCATGTTTGTTGGTGAAGTTCAAAAGCATAGGTATTCAAGGAACCTCAAGGAGCCAGGGGcctattaattataataataataaacaataaaaagcAAGTTGGTTGATTTTTGGAGCATATCGAGATTCATCACTTTTTTCTGTCTTACGTGGAGTGGTTTGAAGGttgttttgtttggtaattgGTTTTAAGCGTTCGGATGACAAGGACTTAATGAAATGATGCAATGGAGCTTCCAGCCCCTTTCCATCTCTGAAAACAATGATTCCAAATATGATTTATAGTTGAATTAAAACCCcatttgaaaattgagaaaatgacACTCTGTGGAGGtgaaatgaaatgagaaatgCTTAGGAATCAAAACCAAAGCGTAAAtctatgaataaataaaatattttttaatggaaatttaatgttatatttgattttggaaaaatttgagcgaaagtaaaagaaaaagaaaatacagaaaaaagaaataaatcgaaggaaaaagtgaaaaacaaaaatttaatggacttaaagtaattaaattatttttatatgttatttcaaacttacttaatttatttttaaataattttaaaatacataaatttttaattaattttaattatatttgttcgaacccatttttttttacgtGCGTCTCTACTTAATGAtgaaactcgctttttatttagtgaaaaatatgatttttagaaaaaatttggagtcgctacttatttttgttttatttttaaagggaaaataaaataagaaaaaaactctgtgtgactccttatttggaaaagacatagATGCAAAAATCAAGTCTCGGGGGTCAGGTATTTGGAAAAGATAtgtatgcaaaaaaaaaaaaatatttgattcaactttatttgttttcaattttggaaaaaattatttacacttattttattaaaagaatttattgaaagcaattttatttacaagaaaatgGCTTTTATTTACCtttggtaaaaaaataataaattttcatgaatttatttacaataatatttccctttaacttttatttgaatacaagttatttagaaaaaagatattttttataattttacctaccaaaaatatttcaattaaataaaaaagactttttacaattttatttaaaaataataataataataatataattttattaataaaaaaagaaagattattaataggaaaatgaatttttatgaaattattaaaaaatgtttcaatgcccttttttttaatttaccaaaaagatttattattttattttatttttaatatatatatatataccatagacacccaggacaaggtcatgtgcaatgaaaacatgaattatgccatgattcaaaacaaagaagagggttagaaatcaaacaagatatccaacaaagaaatttaaagagaaagaaccaaaaaacttgttagttcataataagcttaaaaccgaccatgtaggcggtacaaaataaaaacataaacttaaaaataaagcttaattaaaaccgaccatataggcggtatcagaacataaaataaaatgaaaaataaaataaaaattaaaacttaattaaaaaccatccatataggaggtaatcaaaacatacttatattatacataaggagaaatatcttacaatggacaagggaagaaagcttgaagaaagcttggagaaagcttgaagaggttacatgatgagagagagagaagagagaagggagagagagaaagaagagagaagggagagctttAGCTTAAAATTgaacgtgcttacaaatgaggcccgagcctccttaaataggcaaaaaaggaatcttgaatagtaaccatgaacagtagacccgtgcttgaatagtgaatagtgaacagtgaatagtaagattcacttAAATACCGAAAAACCCCGAAACACCCTTTTTCGGCTGAGAAGACTTCTGGCAAGCTGCTTTATACTGTGaagacacatgcttgctgcttttggaacAGATACTGCAAAGCTTGAAAAAAACTtttgatggaagacaaaaggctgatgattacttagatcttcttatgggaggaaggattccttcacagtcatcaccattgtctggaaggtagcttgttgaatcgtcagactctgcataagaattttcttgggaaaagcttgagcttcctttatcaaggattttctgaaactcttgaggggtcttagctgctgcgagcatggcttgtaactgctgctttttgaggagaaactgagacatatcatcactggctgagacttgtgaggggttcttgaggaaatactgattgactgcatcagtagatgcatcatttttcaatgcatcccaccacttagttttaaaagtccttcccagagatggaaaggctgctgattcgtctgtaataataatatagtcccattggactatccaagccaggccaaaattgctgaaaaagaatagtaaagggggaaaagctgaaagttctctgggaatattaaaagaacttctgaatagctcaaagccatccagaatgggcttaggaagaatcttaatagttggaccataataagtccaccaactgtagaaccaaaatgggaaagaggaaagctgattcttagatggaaaatagaacatccatgaatgatggaagtccctattctggatcagaaaagcattaaaccatgctctctgataatcccaataattaaaaaaccttggcttagatggttcagaaaattcccttgaaagattaggatttccgccccattgcttgactgtaaggatcttatagatatggcaggtggagaatgccaatcccatattgctgaatttatcagcgttatgcttaatcttaacagaaccagtttctataaggactgcttcataaaactctcttgtttttaaaatatcaccagagggataatgaaaattttcttgaaatgcttttgcagcaatctctctggggttttcagagaaaaattctctttcaataactaaaagagattgatttaaatcattttgccaatatcttgattttgttgaaagaggtgtggggttggcagccaccacaatttgtttgcttgaaaaagaagagcttgttgctaattccttttgagagggattagccatagtaacctgcttaaaggtctgagaccctgaggtagctggatattgtgttgccttaataggtttagaatgatcagaaggatcatagtataaggttaacattttgttaggcatatggctggattcatgcataggtttagaagaatgaagctttgccaaaagttgtgcttcttcctcttcaacttgttgactccaaagcattttatgggtagaaggagattggttagcttgactggattggggtttttgagagctagaagcttgggtattctttttaggggccatgatctcatgaaccctgcaaaattcacgagatagctgattagggttgaaataatctcctttaataaagtaactttgaaacttagattttaaaataatataccagttaattaaatcatacttaaaagttatatatttaatttttccaaaatctttgaaaaaaataaaaatttcttgattcaaaatcccaatttgaaattttgaaatgcataaaggaatgcttaaaatgttATTATGCATGAACTGGTTGCCTATTATCTTACTTGGAACATCAaacccaacaaggttaatttcttggttaagaggggtgatgcatccaattggattagcaaattcaaaaagaatttccttatctaaaagcttagttcttataccttggttatctacccacaagggataaatagagcttaagaagggtattcctagaagggctatttccttaaggttcttaacaaggataaaggtttgcttaatacagatgtcatggttacggatatgaacatctgttaacttatacttaatggcaagtctttggccattggctccaaatagagactcactagtctcttcgcataaaggaataggaaccagactttcttgaaggcaattttcagctgctcctgaatcaatcaaagcaataatatcaaagacaaatttatctttgactactatagtaagggagacttcccacctctggaagataaccctactcacagtattcaaaaaagtatttgtctcattatcattaacatgagaagattctggaatgtccgtatggatttcttggttgccaattctattgatttgatcttggagatcagagagacctagacttatgaattgtcttaactccttaatctcctttttatgctgcttaacttcttcatgaagttccttaatgctgacatccttgggagactgttggtcaaacctgtttaagatatcgttaaggttataaggattgacggttttcttggcttctaccttaacaacagatttcttaaaaacttcataaagattttgcttagttttttcatcttcaacttttcttaaagtatctaggatgaactcttgatcttggcttatgacatttatggttttaggacgacaattacaattacccttaatacaaacatcttggtcactagaagattggctagaaacatcgccactgctatctagttgattaatgtcatcttcattatctgaatcagtccttgattcagagtctgaatttaacattactttacaaagcatattttttaggtcatctgagacacttaagttgttaatcttttgcttaactctacaatcttttttataatggccaactttgccacatttaaaacagataattggcttgacatctaaaggagtttctacctttttctgggtatctttgttgacccttctttggacgtgccttgaatgcttagtatcattcatcctatagttgtcatgggtacctctcttactgtggtaaaacttatctttgctaggcttcctgcttggcttttgcttagagggaggcatagtttctttttggctgaaaccaaactggctacagaatgatccaaattcattcttgtagattttttgttcattcttcatttgttgcttaagcttgaagtcattgcacaacttaatcccttcacctgtgaca contains these protein-coding regions:
- the LOC100258232 gene encoding leucine-rich repeat receptor-like serine/threonine-protein kinase BAM3, which codes for MAAAPDVRFVFLSSLLLVCVTSHSVSSHHPSALKKQASTLVALKQAFEAPHPSLNSWKVSNYRSLCSWTGVQCDDTSTWVVSLDISNSNISGALSPAIMELGSLRNLSVCGNNLAGSFPPEIHKLSRLQYLNISNNQFNGSLNWEFHQLKELAVLDAYDNNFLGSLPVGVTQLPKLKHLDFGGNYFSGKIPRNYGGMVQLTYLSLAGNDLGGYIPVELGNLTNLKRLYLGYYNEFDGGIPPELGKLVNLVHLDLSSCGLEGPIPPELGNLKHLDTLFLQTNQLSGSIPPQLGNLSSLKSLDLSNNGLTGEIPLEFSELTELTLLQLFINKFHGEIPHFIAELPKLEVLKLWQNNFTGTIPSKLGRNGKLSELDLSTNKLTGLIPKSLCFGRRLKILILLNNFLFGPLPDDLGRCETLQRVRLGQNYLSGFIPNGFLYLPQLSLMELQNNYLTGGFPEESSKVPSKVGQLNLSNNRLSGSLPTSIGNFSSLQILLLNGNRFTGNIPSEIGQLISILKLDMRRNNFSGIIPPEIGHCLSLTYLDLSQNQISGPIPVQIAQIHILNYLNLSWNHMNQNLPKEIGFMKSLTSVDFSHNNFSGWIPQIGQYSFFNSSSFVGNPQLCGSYLNQCNYSSASPLESKNQHDTSSHVPGKFKLVLALSLLICSLIFAVLAIVKTRKVRKTSNSWKLTAFQKLEFGSEDILECLKDNNVIGRGGAGIVYRGTMPNGEQVAVKKLQGISKGSSHDNGLSAEIQTLGRIRHRNIVRLLAFCSNKETNLLVYEYMPNGSLGEVLHGKRGGHLKWDTRLKIAIEAAKGLCYLHHDCSPLILHRDVKSNNILLNSDYEAHVADFGLAKFLQDNGTSECMSAIAGSYGYIAPEYAYTLKVDEKSDVYSFGVVLLELITGRRPVGGFGEEGLDIVQWSKIQTNWSKEGVVKILDERLRNVPEDEAIQTFFVAMLCVQEHSVERPTMREVIQMLAQAKQPNTFHMQ